Genomic segment of Dromaius novaehollandiae isolate bDroNov1 unplaced genomic scaffold, bDroNov1.hap1 HAP1_SCAFFOLD_37, whole genome shotgun sequence:
accaagagttatggcagccctgcaggtgggaatttccgaaggttctagaaattcccccatggcaaatcctgctgtctagtccattttgtatgctgaaatgtgttgataaacatcttgggtggagtgtcccgaagtgtccttgctgcagaagtgatcagcttgtgcatagctaagacatttgtaaagagtcaaatacaaagtgtccctgcagtaattgtcacatactctgagcttaaggtgtatcaagagcaatgaattatgcatgtgctgggtggtcacgtgggtccccagccaacgggagtagaactgagccaaacaggggttcaggagtcgcacctaatcccgctgacagccctgcaaggacactttgtcactgcacaatgactgaccatcttGTTTTGGagatttgattctgagtgtgtgtgtaacaagcagggctgactcctctggagcccatggacagagggcCCTGTTCCCCATGGCAGTCTCcgaaagcacagactagagcagaagtagagaaggtgaaggaaggtcctcctggtaaggagaaaggacatgtggggagttgctgtgagaaatgctgtgggttttgttccaagtcactcctaacttgtcaatgtcttttcctccctggacattctcccacagcccagaggaagcaaatgtccaacagcagctccctcaacgagttcctcctcctgccgttctctgacacacgggagctgcagctcttgcacttctcgctcttcctgggcatctacctggctgccctcctgggcaacggcctcatcatcacagctgtagcctgcgaccaccacctccacacccccatgcacttcttcctcctcaacctctccctcctcgaccttggctccatctccaccactgtccccaaatccatggccaattctctgtgggacaccagggccatttcctacctgggatgtgctgcccaagtctttttgtttctcttcttaatttcagcagaatatttccttcttaccatcatggcctatgaccgctttattgccatctgcagacccctgcactacagcatgctcatggacagcagagcttgtgtcagaatggcagcagctgcctgggccagtggatttctcaatgctctcctgcataCTGCTAACAcgttttcaataccactctgccaaggcaacaccatggaccagttcttctgtgaagtgccccagatcctcaagctctcctgctcagactcctacctcagggaagtggggcttcttgtggttggtctttgtttagctttggggtgtttcattttcattgtggtgtcctacgtgcagatcttcacagtcgtgctgaggatgccctctgagcagggccggcacaaagccttttccatatgcctcccgcacctggccgtggtctccctgtttgtcagcactggcacatttgcctacctgaagcccccctccatctcctccccagctctggatctggtggtgtctgttctgtactcagtggtgcctccagcagtgaaccccctcatctacagcatgaggaacaaggagctcaaggaggccttgaggaaactgattcagctgctaccatttcagcagctataagctgcccatccctctttgtaagtgccttgaatttatctcagacaactcttgtgctttgggcattgtatctgtgataataaggcttgtagaattttttttaaattcccacttctccagaggcacaaacccagcctgtctgacccagaggccttctgtaaatgtgtctatcactgtgtcagagctggcctgtctctaataaaaggggatttcctcagtgcagtgttgaaagttgctttcttcttccagagctggagccaataattcactcaaggcctttcaccctgaaaaggactgttgtttTTCCGGGACTCTTTATggactcaaggtgatgagctcatggggtgctgtgttagggaatgagggctgcattcagctctcacttgtgggtccccagtgctcctggaggtgctgaatggtcaaacAGTATCTGCATGGGGCTGTCTGCCCTGtaacagggctggtgacagatacCCACAGCGGatcctctgcctctgcaggcagagggaagggagccttgagagtggttcatgtcacctttgTTGAAAAGCCCTGGGCTGCATCTAGGGACAcagctgaacacagcctgagccatttgaaatgtcctgtgattgctcagagcatcatccacagccacagaccccttggtagagggttgtcaggtgcaatgatgcccgtccagctgggtctgcttctcaccccgaccaccacggccagtgtgggatcaccccgtggccctggggcaccacaacccgctcgctctgcagagcagcaccgccagctcggggctctgtggggagcacaggggagggtgcaggaacggccaggcaggccagcactgatgcactccctggggacaggctctctggggagcaggaacctccctggagaagaggaaaggagcaattgtgtgcttgcaaggaagaaaaatagagaaatctaTTCCCATGTATGTCAACGAAGGGCAGGGAGtggtgagcagaggcatttctacacctgctctgagctggctgcctcccacctgcaGTCCATTTTCCTGGACTGGAGAAAAGTGGAGACACACTTTCGCTGCAGAGCTGGTCACGTGGGGACTTGCTTTAGTTCAACGGAATGACATTctgagtgtagcggcagggctggcaggcactggggcCTTCTCCCCCGGTCCAGGAGCCgagactgctccccagtgctaaggggctaaaaagaaagttttaggtgcagggagaaaggcagagacatACTGCAAGTCTCCTTCAGGCCAGACGttatgggatctgcttctgagggcatttcaaaggagatcatgatgtgactcaggtcccttgtgagccacacattggCGGCATCTCATAGTCTTCAGTCACCCAGGACTTTAAGGTCCCAGAATGAAATCTTTGAGTTCCAGGAAACTCCCCTTTGGTTGGGAGGGGTgtctcaaatcctgctgccctctatCGCACAAGGGGGGCCAGGAAAagactctccttcccccaggtgccactggaaggaatggccttgccagagaagggggaaaatccgcctgtatttggagatgtttgccGGTGGGACTCCTGACTTTCATTCCCctcttttgatttgtctccacTTTCTTCCACCACTTCTCCCATATGGATTTATTTGACACTGTGAGGTGTGTCCCAGGCACATCATGCCCATGCCATGAGCAATCCGAGGAGGCTGTATCCATGGCTCAGGGAtcgggatccttggcacctcagGATGGTCTATCTCTAGATAGGTTAGACTAGCAAAGATGGATTCTGTCTCTAAAAAGTCATAATCCTGTCCATGCATCTAGAGATAGAGTAAATAACAGGTCcccctggagctgcctcccttaagcaagtctgggcacatgtggctccagccacttggcaactggcagaaatgcctaaatccccccacacacacctctttttcttttttttttaagttgttttgaaaGGTTTCCATTACTGGGGCATTGATGGCACCATCATggcattgaaaaaagaaaaaagaaaggggaggatggcaccatctactcAGAGGCACAACTACAGAAGTAgagaactcacactgcagaagaacctgcatttcttcccccaccactgaGGGGATTCAGGACTTCTGTGTGGTTAAAggtggatgcaaagaatttctgGGGTAATGTAGATATGCCAAGGCAGTATCTCCCAGACTGCCCGTACAGTcaacggggaggaggaggtgttcacctgccttcttttagatggtcgcataaagcacaaatgactcctgtcccagaatcatttgctctgtgcttgaaatggggcctgaggtCATAagcttttaggataattcaggttgaagggaccacaggaggcctgtagtgcaacctgctgctcacagcagggccagagagagggtcagaaaccaaaaaaggCTCCTGCCAAAGGATTTTGGGTTGATAGATCAGGAGAGGACAGTAGAGAGCTGACAGCGTAGTAGATGTCTCATGCATAAACgagtttcttttttgctttctccagagaattaaatcctcagctctCCAGAGGGAACCACCTAGGACACTAACTTTGCCATGAGCGTGGAGGTggagaagctcctgagccccttacagacagaggctggtccaaaggccaccaccccaaaggcaccagacccccaggcatgcctgccttgctgctgggcaccctctagccccaggcaggaggtctgctgggaacagcgtggggtctgcagcctgcagccctggccacccagcaggtgtggtgggaccccgCTCCTCTAGGTGAGACTGGGCTCTcctgcatttccccagtgtgaagactttgtcccctccagctgggaatacagcccAGCAGAGAGGGCCAACATGGGAAACACAATTTCTGTTCCggggtgtgaagagagaggggagggcagagggggatctgctcctgccctgggcagtgattccctccctgcagccagtacagccctgctgatgccctgtaaccCGTGGGCCCAGGAGATGGGACTCCCATCTGCTCTagctctaaagatttctcagtCTTTaagacccaggatgcaaagcaccagtctggggacacctcagcaaaGGGGCTGAACGCCTGGCGTGTTCCTGAGAGCTTCTCTGCAGTCTTCTGCACTGGTTTGGctcctgttgcccatggagcagagacgCCTTTTGAGggtgaactcactccctgtgtgactctgaggacaggcttgaccaggcagtacaaatgccagcaaggcctcaacgccacagcagtgtcccctgcccaggactcctccttccagccccttcctcctagaggctttgggttgggagggaccactggagatctccaggaccatgaTCTGCTttgagctgggctaactttacagttagatcaggttggtgagtGCTTTCTCCAGGGGAGTTCCTGGGGAAGTTTCTGCTCAGTGTTCCTGCAATAACAAGTTTGGCTGGATCTTTGTTCTGACAGACCCTGCttgagccccccccgccccctccatgggaggaggatggtctacaggcccagtaCATGGCCCCAGGATTTCCTGTACATGCTTCTTCCCAGATCTGCAGAGGAGCCGTTAGAGGGCTCACAGCTGGCCGTCTaatcctccagctgggcatggagccttgtctggCTGTGACTTTTGGGATAAGGACCAGCACACAGGGTgggggagattgtctcaaggacgTGCACTGGGGACAGCAGCAAAGTGATGTGGTTCCTGGATCCTGCTTCTTTCAATGCAAGCTGTGACAGAGACCCAGCCTTCTTTTTGGTGCTACCCTTTGGGAGGGAAGATGGCCCTATGAGCtcggagggtggggagcattaatccttcttcaggcactgcccaggccatggggagggccaggacagcaaggacttctggcTCTACACTGTGAGCTCGCTTCAGTGTACCCATACTCTGAACGTTTTCCTTGAACTATATGTCAGCATTTTCCTCTCTAAGACAATTTCAAACccagttctgcttctttctgatcTCTCCCAATCCCTCCTCTGATTTTGTAGGCCATTCCCACCAcccctctcctgttctcctccagggccttgagctgatggtgctgctctgcagagtgagcgga
This window contains:
- the LOC135326156 gene encoding olfactory receptor 14A16-like; protein product: MSNSSSLNEFLLLPFSDTRELQLLHFSLFLGIYLAALLGNGLIITAVACDHHLHTPMHFFLLNLSLLDLGSISTTVPKSMANSLWDTRAISYLGCAAQVFLFLFLISAEYFLLTIMAYDRFIAICRPLHYSMLMDSRACVRMAAAAWASGFLNALLHTANTFSIPLCQGNTMDQFFCEVPQILKLSCSDSYLREVGLLVVGLCLALGCFIFIVVSYVQIFTVVLRMPSEQGRHKAFSICLPHLAVVSLFVSTGTFAYLKPPSISSPALDLVVSVLYSVVPPAVNPLIYSMRNKELKEALRK